One genomic segment of Linepithema humile isolate Giens D197 chromosome 5, Lhum_UNIL_v1.0, whole genome shotgun sequence includes these proteins:
- the tou gene encoding bromodomain adjacent to zinc finger domain protein 2B isoform X2: MEKENSASGGGGGGGGAEAAAAATPGATSTSEKLQADQANPLLDPTTLFGAYWPRGDSAASSLFGGIPGGYGLGAHHLPYAILGRGGSAPGFGGHTPASAPPPSPYSHSSLGTLGVAATQAASLGITPASAAWWTMASHLAAQDYIARLGAAGLSGFPPGAESLLPSYPPTSLLNPPSLSSHKSSKSKSSKSHKTPASSSSSTTPSMTSSLPVSTQSPVTSSHHSTPVSSAPNSQTNVVSDPSSILGGVRLPPDTEIIKYTSSIVGPKIPGTTNRGRKKTISLDTPSVSVHAPPVPALSAHQTNTTSSSSLMMEPRKYNRTGTDSSEYRDSVDRVEVIKLPAHSTNGSILSAPPAYTSSSSTTSSNSNNNTNANNNVNDSDAPLNLSLKPATTSNSSPISGSQPLSQLSNLSQSLLASDRTSRRKPGPKPRRVPQNSVPVPASPSPSLAQLFAAADSPQRPSSGSEESEGASTATHHKDGRPRNLGRGVSKPKKNTVASLLAQSRALGIKPSPTLDPNVPLSHQQVSLLRTNILAAQMHVSAAAGQNDDKNQYYHLLKKIQKKKQPRPNRASWARNHEKMKNKLLEASGEESNMDVTSESGSNTDVVTDTDDDNAEGTPSAKRRKLRPSERDLQMPLERGWKRETVIKGLGKTGVIKGDVSYYSPCGKTFRSSPDLVKFLEHQNPAELTTANFSFSSRPLVGEFLQPTMGLAEAEFVRLGAQEVARRLEELRAAGGLRDVRTNNQYERADKLAYAKKLAKEEAQRHKEQARLIKEQEKSERQEAVRREREIRNQQLLEGRKRLAFTIKQKMKIIQEIERGKSKSDVARELGLASSTVATIWKNRESIAESWRNRDMMQQADLEDVPSKKPPSMSALASCVPTTAALCTPAAMTTATTTIATPPLASGVVVVPPQVVPPVLPPPPYPTLNLPPASAGLAPSSQPTAAISSSSNHHSSTTMSTGTTTTTVPLDNTQQAQTQTQSQELLEARKKRHEEVEKIRLEEQQRKQQERELKRQQAVMLKEQMYMQELTKQREMLYTVELERERRRQHMALVRALENRRKMEEKEKKRLEARAERIATKEKRAEQRRVEMELIEQIRKPVEDMELTDHRPLPEIKRLPGLKLSGQAFADIVMVFEFLHNFGETLGFDMESLPSLKSLQLALLNDEEAEEEMLSVMTHLLVCAIEDPGIPQPARHTTGLGQSLRQADITHANISEVLRIYLYANATGEVKALTGVCLERERDKKFADHHQNGGDYASTCSGKNAQFYEHLHNNETWKMSERLRDKPFLALNPTHKAQMLAFLCNELLQNKAVIRQIEGSLETVAQLKKERFVLDTKIRKLRQLHSRKVRMEAVGVIVNKIGDTITIEKKEGEEESNTTSTAVGTTPTPDEIHHEDEVEDMSENESEGTQPEEEEDKNLSGEELGKKLDKLLKQSEEQLQKLNSSSKQLRAHIFGQDRFWRRYWELACAGGIFVEAMESAEPEILELQADLDEKYKNMPIEEKSEVKQEGESKKNCENRENEAPNEVKGEKKHNSSEQNDDVKCHGDKVKSEVEDVNCKKEPVQNCGSENSEGTKEQKRSNDVDSTMTDAKTNVTSEEIKQETEVVGMDVDAKTEDVKKENEEMDEDVAKPLVKTMEDKIVETIPNGDKFNHVNNLHNGRELNGSFISIMSIISDSSNTEPNWFSILPRETCDTPGPSTKQIFGIAEPTELRIPIFPPPASPSYDRCDSPAPLILTQDEAVQLEYLKVHGLPPPGEAKPVSKDLRYGWWRITDVDTFQELLEHLHSRGVREKELKRTTWATMESFLAVTGRINVDPGNIIATELQAQPDDANTPIPKPDNPNIWSEQVALRVDAQLLEQVEALEDKVANASMQVKGWKLPPRAGTEEAEEIEKLNEMEKISAVEQARQRLLSLEAAIERRYLKPPLGVCTGDPNLAALKAEQAAAAANANSNNSEQNNQAPAPPEETTPRGLNTWREATARAHTSAQLAMALYMLEASIAWDKSIMKAVSLTTARNSVCAKLRNRCVSLKATNQYKQLLTTSQTSNCQFCHSGDNEDKLLLCDGCDRGYHTYCFRPKMENIPDGDWYCHECMNKATGERNCLVCGKRAGKNLVLCELCPRAYHTDCHNPVMPKMPRGKWYCSNCHSKQPKKRNSSRRSHTKGGGTRESESSDHPPASPTPSTASNTHVEDVSSSEPATPTASPRKEGNNRTLTKKQQRELAPCKILLEQLEQQDEAWPFLLPVNTKQFPTYKKIIKTPMDLSTIKKKLQDSAYKSRDEFCADVRQMFINCEVFNEDDSPVGKAGHGMRSFFEMRWTEITGAPPPHPQTHS; this comes from the exons catACTGGCCTCGAGGCGACAGCGCGGCGTCGTCTCTCTTCGGTGGGATACCGGGTGGCTATGGCTTGGGGGCCCACCATTTGCCATACGCTATTCTGGGCCGAGGGGGTTCAGCGCCTGGCTTCGGGGGCCACACTCCGGCCTCGGCGCCACCCCCGTCGCCGTATTCTCACAGCAGCCTCGGTACGCTCGGCGTGGCTGCCACTCAAGCTGCGAGTCTAG GTATCACTCCAGCCAGTGCAGCATGGTGGACAATGGCCTCTCATCTGGCGGCGCAGGACTACATCGCGAGGCTAGGAGCGGCAGGACTTTCCGGATTTCCACCTGGTGCCGAGAGCCTTCTGCCATCCTACCCTCCTACCTCTCTACTTAATCCCCCGTCCCTCTCGTCCCACAAGTCTAGTAAGT CTAAGTCAAGTAAAAGTCACAAGACGCCAGCTAGCAGTAGTAGTTCGACGACGCCGAGTATGACGAGCAGCCTGCCGGTGTCTACTCAGTCGCCGGTGACATCCTCTCATCACAGCACCCCGGTCAGCAGTGCGCCAAATTCGCAAACGAATGTCGTCAG CGATCCCAGCAGTATATTGGGAGGTGTGCGTCTACCTCCCGACACGGAAATTATCAAGTACACGTCGAGTATAGTCGGTCCAAAGATTCCCGGGACGACGAACCGCGGCAGGAAAAAGACAATATCCTTGGACACTCCCAGCGTCAGTGTGCACGCGCCGCCCGTCCCAGCTCTTAGTGCGCATCAGACGAACACGACGTCATCGTCGTCGCTGATGATGGAGCCGAGGAAGTACAATCGCACGGGG ACTGACTCGAGCGAGTACAGAGATTCAGTCGATCGAGTCGAAGTGATTAAGTTGCCGGCTCATTCGACCAACGGCTCCATTCTGTCGGCGCCGCCGGCGTATACCAGTAGCAGCAGCACCaccagcagcaacagcaacaataataccaatGCCAACAACAACGTCAACGACTCAGACGCGCCCTTAAATCTCTCCTTGAAGCCTGCAACGACGAGCAATAGCTCGCCGATTTCCGGTAGTCAGCCGCTCAGTCAGCTCAGTAATTTAAGTCAATCGCTACTTGCCTCTGATCGAACGT CGAGACGGAAGCCGGGACCCAAACCGAGAAGAGTGCCGCAGAATTCGGTGCCGGTGCCGGCGTCGCCTAGTCCCTCCTTGGCGCAGCTCTTCGCCGCCGCAGACTCGCCGCAGCGGCCGAGCAGCGGTAGCGAGGAAAGTGAGGGCGCGAGCACCGCCACTCATCACAAGGACGGCAGGCCGCGAAATCTCGGCCGCGGTGTATCGAAGCCTAAGAAAAACACGGTCGCCTCGCTGCTGGCTCAGAGCAGAGCCCTGGGAATTAAACCCAGCCCGACCTTGGATCCAAACGTGCCATTGTCTCACCAGCAAGTGTCGTTACTCAGGACGAACATACTGGCGGCCCAGATGCACGTTTCCGCTGCCGCCGGGCAAAATGACGATAAGAAtcag TACTATCATTTGCTAAAGAAGATACAGAAGAAGAAGCAACCTCGACCAAATCGTGCTTCGTGGGCGAGGAATCAC GAGAAGatgaagaacaaattattggAGGCGTCGGGGGAGGAGAGCAATATGGACGTGACCAGCGAGAGCGGCAGTAACACCGACGTGGTCACGGACACCGACGACGACAACGCGGAGGGCACACCAAGCGCGAAACGGAGGAAGCTCAGGCCCAGCGAAAGAGATCTCCAAATGCCGCTGGAGCGCGGCTGGAAGCGTGAAACGGTTATCAAGGGACTAGGAAAGACGGGAGTGATAAAAGGCGACGTGTCCTATTACAGCCCCTGCGGGAAAACTTTTAGAAGCAGTCCCGATCTAGTGAAG TTTCTGGAGCATCAGAATCCCGCCGAGTTAACAACCGCCAATTTCTCGTTCTCTTCCCGTCCGTTGGTCGGAGAATTTCTTCAGCCAACAATGGGCTTGGCGGAAGCCGAATTCGTCAGACTCGGTGCCCAGGAAGTAGCGAGAAGATTGGAGGAACTCAGAGCGGCTGGCGGCTTGAGAGACGTACGGACAAATAATCAGTACGAGAGAGCAGACAAGCTAGCTTACGCGAAGAAGCTCGCGAAGGAAGAAGCACAACGACACAAAGAACAAGCTAG GCTTATTAAGGAGCAGGAGAAGTCGGAGCGACAGGAAGCCGTGAGGCGGGAGCGGGAGATCAGGAATCAACAGCTGCTCGAG GGTCGAAAGCGGCTCGCGTTCACGATCAAGCAGAAAATGAAGATCATCCAAGAGATCGAGCGCGGCAAGAGCAAGAGCGACGTGGCTCGCGAGCTGGGTCTGGCGAGCAGCACGGTCGCCACCATCTGGAAGAACCGCGAGAGCATCGCCGAGAGCTGGCGCAACCGGGACATGATGCAGCAGGCGGATCTCGAGGACGTGCCGTCGAAGAAGCCGCCGTCGATGTCCGCCCTCGCGTCGTGCGTGCCGACGACGGCGGCGCTCTGCACGCCGGCGGCGATGACGACCGCCACCACCACGATCGCGACGCCGCCGTTGGCCTCCGGCGTGGTCGTGGTGCCGCCGCAGGTGGTGCCACCGgtgctgccgccgccgccctaTCCCACCCTGAACCTGCCGCCGGCGTCGGCGGGCCTGGCGCCGTCCTCCCAGCCGACGGCTGCGATCTCCTCCTCGTCGAACCACCACTCGTCAACCACTATGTCGACCGGCACGACGACCACGACTGTACCACTGGACAATACCCAGCAGGCTCAGACCCAGACGCAGAGTCAGGAACTTCTGGAG GCCCGGAAAAAACGGCACGAAGAGGTGGAGAAGATCCGACTGGAAGAACAACAAAGGAAGCAACAG GAACGAGAGCTGAAGAGGCAGCAGGCGGTCATGCTGAAGGAGCAG ATGTACATGCAGGAGCTCACCAAGCAGCGCGAGATGCTCTACACCGTCGAGCTG gagagagaaagaaggaggcAACACATGGCTCTGGTGCGGGCGTTGGAGAACCGTCGGAAAatggaagagaaagagaagaagcgCCTGGAGGCCAGAGCCGAGAGAATAGCGACGAAAGAGAAACGGGCGGAACAGAGAAGGGTCGAGATGGAGTTGATCGAGCAAATTCGCAAGCCTGTGGAGGATATGGAACTGACAG ATCACAGACCACTGCCGGAAATCAAGAGATTACCTGGACTCAAACTATCCGGGCAAGCTTTCGCGGACATCGTCATGGTTTTCGAATTTCTGCACAATTTCGGGGAGACTTTGGGTTTCG ATATGGAATCGCTGCCAAGCCTGAAGAGTCTTCAGCTCGCTCTCCTCAACGACGAGGAAGCCGAGGAGGAGATGTTGTCGGTAATGACGCATCTGTTGGTCTGCGCTATCGAGGATCCGGGGATTCCGCAACCGGCCAGGCACACCACAGGCTTAGGCCAAAGTTTGCGCCAGGCTGACATCACTCACGCCAACATTAGCGAAGTCCTGCGAATTTATCTGTACGCGAACGCGACCGGCGAAGTGAAGGCTCTCACGGGGGTGTGTCTTGAGCGTGAGCGTGACAAGAAGTTCGCCGATCATCATCAGAACGGCGGCGATTACGCTTCGACCTGCTCGGGAAAGAACGCGCAGTTCTACGAGCACTTGCACAACAACGAAACGTGGAAGATGTCGGAAAGATTACGGGACAAGCCTTTTTTGGCGTTGAACCCGACGCACAAGGCACAAATGCTCGCTTTCCTCTGCAACGAGCTGCTGCAAAATAAGGCTGTGATCAGACAGATAGAGGGTAGCCTCGAGACGGTAGCTCAGCTGAAGAAGGAGAGGTTCGTCTTGGATACCAAGATCAGAAA GCTTAGACAATTGCATAGTCGAAAAGTGCGGATGGAAGCTGTCGGCGTCATCGTGAACAAAATCGGTGACACGATTACTATCGAGAAAAAAGAAGGCGAAGAGGAAAGCAATACCACGTCTACTGCTGTAGGCACGACGCCTACGCCGGACGAGATTCATCACGAGGATGAAGTAGAAGACATGTCTGAGAATGAGAGCGAAGGCACTCAGCCGGAAGAG gAGGAGGACAAGAATTTGTCTGGCGAGGAATTGGGCAAAAAGTTGGACAAGCTGTTGAAGCAGTCGGAGGAGCAATTGCAAAAGTTGAATAGCTCCTCGAAACAGTTACGGGCGCACATCTTTGGCCAAGACAGATTTTGGAGGAGATATTGGGAATTAGCATGCGCTGGTGGCATCTTTGTGGAAGCTATGGAGAGTGCTGAACCAGAGATACTCGAACTCCAAGCCGACCTGGAcgaaaagtacaaaaatatgcCAATAGAGGAGAAATCTGAAGTGAAACAGGAGGGCGAAAGCAAGAAGAATTGCGAGAATCGCGAGAATGAAGCGCCGAACGAAGTGAAGGGTGAAAAGAAGCACAATTCGAGCGAGCAGAACGACGACGTGAAATGTCACGGGGACAAGGTGAAGTCCGAGGTGGAGGATGTTAATTGCAAGAAGGAGCCTGTACAAAACTGCGGCTCGGAGAATTCCGAGGGCACGAAGGAGCAAAAAAGGAGCAACGACGTCGACAGCACGATGACGGACGCGAAGACGAACGTCACGTCTGAAGAAATAAAGCAGGAGACGGAAGTGGTCGGTATGGACGTCGACGCGAAGACTGAGGACGTGAAGAAGGAAAACGAGGAAATGGACGAGGACGTGGCGAAGCCGCTGGTGAAGACGATGGAGGACAAGATCGTCGAGACGATCCCGAACGGCGACAAGTTCAACCACGTCAATAATCTGCACAACGGGAGGGAACTCAACGGCTCTTTCATTTCTA tCATGTCGATCATTTCAGACAGCAGCAATACGGAGCCCAATTGGTTCTCCATTTTGCCGCGTGAGACGTGCGACACTCCGGGGCCCAGCACGAAACAAATCTTCGGCATAGCCGAACCGACTGAGCTCAGAATCCCGATATTCCCGCCACCGGCTAGTCCGAGTTACGACAGATGCGACAGTCCAGCGCCTCTGATACTGACGCAGGATGAGGCGGTGCAGCTGGAATATTTGAAAGTGCACGGTCTACCACCACCCGGAGAGGCCAAACCGGTATCGAAAG ATCTCAGGTACGGTTGGTGGAGAATAACGGACGTCGATACGTTCCAAGAACTCTTGGAACACTTACATTCTCGCGGCGTCCGTGAGAAAGAGTTAAAGCGCACAACGTGGGCGACAATGGAGTCCTTCCTGGCGGTAACCGGTAGAATTAATGTCGATCCCGGCAATATCATCGCCACAGAGCTCCAAGCGCAACCAGACGACGCTAACACGCCAATCCCGAAGCCCGACAATCCGAACATCTGGAGTGAGCAAGTAGCGCTGCGTGTAGACGCTCAGCTTTTGGAGCAGGTGGAAGCGCTCGAAGACAAAGTAGCTAACGCTAGCATGCAGGTCAAGGGCTGGAAGCTTCCTCCGCGAGCCGGCACCGAAGAAGCCGAGGAAATTGAAAAGCTGAACGAAATGGAGAAGATCAGCGCGGTCGAACAAGCACGGCAAAGGCTACTTTCCTTGGAGGCAGCTATAGAAAGGAGATACTTAAAACCACCTTTGGGCGTTTG CACGGGAGATCCCAACCTGGCAGCCCTCAAGGCGGAAcaggcggcggcagcggctaACGCAAACTCGAATAACTCCGAGCAGAATAACCAGGCGCCCGCACCGCCGGAGGAAACGACACCGCGGGGTCTGAACACCTGGCGAGAGGCAACCGCGCGAGCGCACACATCGGCGCAACTCGCCATGGCGCTCTACATGCTCGAGGCCAGCATCGCTTGGGACAAGAGCATCATGAAGGCTGTGAGTCTAACAACAGCTAGAAACTCGGTCTGCGCCAAGCTGCGAAACCGCTGCGTCTCACTCAAAGCTACCAATCAGTACAAACAGCTATTGACTACTTCTCAGACCTCT AATTGCCAGTTTTGTCATAGTGGGGACAACGAAGATAAGCTGCTGCTCTGTGATGGCTGTGATCGTGGCTACCATACTTACTGTTTCCGTCCAAAAATGGAAAACATTCCTGATGGTGACTG GTATTGTCACGAGTGTATGAACAAAGCAACAGGTGAACGCAATTGTTTAGTATGCGGGAAGAGGGCGGGTAAAAACTTGGTCCTATGCGAACTCTGTCCCAGAGCTTATCACACTGACTGCCATAATCCTGTCATGCCAAAA ATGCCGCGAGGAAAATGGTATTGCTCTAATTGCCACAGTAAACAACCAAAGAAGAGAAATAGTAGTCGAAGGAGTCATACCAAAGGGGGAGGCACCAGAGAAAGTGAAAGTTCTGATCATCCACCAGCTAG